One stretch of Musicola paradisiaca NCPPB 2511 DNA includes these proteins:
- a CDS encoding ABC transporter permease — MSDAAIPVAAARRKPVNRVLSKFLRNNSALVGAALVVLFVGIALLAPWLAPFDPIKTNFLAVRKAPSALHWLGTDELGRDILSRVIWGARTSLLAGCISVLIAIFIGVPLGLIAGYWQRMWDGVISRIIEALLACPFLILAIALGAFLGPSLGNAMIAIGLSAMPIFARLTRAQVMAVRSEEYIDGARAIGLPDRWIVIRYVLPNVLSPILVQATLAIAAAIITEASLSFLGLGQQPPAPSWGAMLNTAKGYLEQAPWMSIFPGIAIFLTVQGFNLLGDGLRDALDPRND, encoded by the coding sequence ATGAGTGATGCTGCGATCCCCGTCGCCGCGGCGCGGCGCAAACCCGTCAACCGGGTGCTGAGCAAGTTTCTGCGCAACAACAGCGCGCTGGTTGGCGCCGCCCTCGTCGTGCTGTTTGTCGGCATCGCGCTGTTGGCGCCCTGGCTGGCACCGTTCGACCCGATCAAAACCAATTTTCTGGCGGTGCGTAAGGCGCCGTCGGCGTTGCACTGGCTCGGCACCGACGAACTGGGGCGCGATATTCTGTCCCGGGTGATCTGGGGGGCGCGTACCTCGCTGCTGGCGGGCTGCATTTCGGTGCTGATCGCTATCTTCATCGGCGTGCCGCTGGGGTTGATTGCCGGTTACTGGCAGCGGATGTGGGACGGCGTGATTTCCCGCATCATCGAGGCATTGCTGGCCTGCCCGTTTCTGATCCTGGCGATCGCGCTGGGGGCGTTTCTCGGGCCGAGCCTCGGCAATGCGATGATCGCCATTGGTTTGTCGGCGATGCCGATTTTCGCCCGTTTGACGCGGGCGCAGGTGATGGCGGTGCGCAGTGAAGAGTACATCGACGGCGCCCGAGCCATCGGCCTGCCGGATCGCTGGATTGTGATCCGTTACGTGCTGCCCAACGTGCTGTCGCCGATTCTGGTGCAGGCCACGCTGGCCATCGCCGCAGCGATCATCACCGAGGCCAGCTTGTCGTTTCTCGGGCTGGGGCAGCAACCGCCCGCGCCGTCGTGGGGGGCGATGCTGAATACCGCCAAAGGCTATCTGGAACAGGCGCCCTGGATGTCCATTTTCCC